The following are from one region of the Gammaproteobacteria bacterium genome:
- a CDS encoding TIGR00645 family protein, whose amino-acid sequence MNQFKRSLASIIFASRWLQAPLYLGLMLALGIYVYDFMLHLVALIRDLNLLDETQIMMRVLDLIDVVMIANLLIMVIVGGFEIFVSRLNIHNHPDSPEWLGAVNAGTMKVKLATALVSISSIHLLKIFFDVGKMSSTAIMWQVLIHLTLLISAVAIAIVNKCSAGDHASRKSSAKNQQYLSE is encoded by the coding sequence ATGAATCAATTCAAACGCTCCTTGGCGAGTATTATTTTTGCGAGTCGATGGCTACAGGCACCGCTGTATCTTGGGCTGATGCTGGCGTTGGGCATTTATGTCTATGATTTTATGCTGCATTTAGTGGCGCTTATTCGCGATCTTAATTTGCTGGATGAAACGCAAATCATGATGCGAGTGTTGGATTTAATCGATGTGGTCATGATCGCAAATTTATTGATTATGGTCATTGTCGGAGGGTTTGAAATTTTTGTTTCTAGACTTAATATTCATAATCATCCCGATAGCCCAGAGTGGTTGGGCGCGGTCAATGCAGGCACAATGAAGGTCAAGCTAGCGACCGCATTAGTCAGTATTTCTTCGATTCATCTGCTAAAGATATTTTTTGATGTCGGTAAGATGAGCAGTACAGCCATTATGTGGCAGGTTTTAATCCATCTGACCCTGCTCATATCCGCTGTAGCGATTGCCATAGTCAATAAGTGCTCAGCAGGTGACCATGCTTCTCGAAAGTCCAGTGCCAAGAACCAACAATACCTTAGTGAATGA